A genomic segment from Candidatus Thermoplasmatota archaeon encodes:
- a CDS encoding FKBP-type peptidyl-prolyl cis-trans isomerase: MRRALLLAAALLAAVALSGCLAAVVERDGSVAPYVDVAHVEPGGVASFGLYVANAATVRQSYDVTFPDTPSGWRLAAEEARFALEGGEARALFLTAQPPIDARHGHTPFVVSVGGARVTLHAIVEKAPGEAARKGVGMQLHTVGVWPNGTIFYTNWKAVVDGGAAPDVDLSPDEPADYEPLKVYVGGERGKRPPEPYNRSGYVNVIPGFDAALPGLKAGHVRAVRIAPEDAYTRAGNEKHRLFGDPLAFIIRAASVDVLPPDATLPLPIRPPVGGAPAWR, from the coding sequence ATGCGCCGCGCTTTGCTCCTTGCCGCCGCCCTCCTCGCCGCCGTCGCCCTCTCCGGCTGTCTCGCGGCTGTCGTGGAGCGCGACGGGAGCGTCGCCCCGTACGTGGACGTCGCGCACGTCGAGCCGGGGGGCGTCGCCTCGTTCGGGCTCTACGTCGCGAACGCGGCGACCGTCCGGCAGTCCTACGACGTGACCTTCCCCGACACGCCCTCGGGCTGGCGGCTTGCGGCCGAGGAGGCCCGCTTCGCGCTCGAAGGCGGCGAGGCGCGCGCGCTCTTCCTCACGGCCCAGCCGCCCATCGACGCGCGCCACGGCCACACGCCCTTCGTCGTCTCCGTGGGCGGCGCGCGCGTGACGCTCCACGCCATCGTCGAGAAGGCCCCGGGCGAAGCCGCGCGCAAGGGCGTCGGGATGCAGCTCCACACGGTGGGCGTCTGGCCGAACGGGACCATCTTCTACACGAACTGGAAGGCGGTGGTCGACGGCGGGGCCGCGCCCGACGTGGACCTTTCCCCGGACGAGCCCGCCGACTACGAGCCGCTCAAGGTGTATGTGGGCGGCGAGCGCGGGAAACGTCCGCCGGAGCCGTACAACCGGTCGGGTTACGTGAACGTCATTCCGGGCTTCGACGCCGCGCTCCCCGGCCTCAAGGCCGGCCACGTCCGCGCCGTCCGCATCGCGCCCGAGGACGCCTACACGCGCGCCGGCAACGAGAAGCACCGCCTCTTCGGCGACCCGCTCGCGTTCATCATCCGCGCGGCCTCGGTGGACGTCCTGCCGCCCGACGCGACGCTCCCGCTCCCGATCCGTCCGCCGGTCGGAGGGGCGCCCGCGTGGCGTTGA
- a CDS encoding MBL fold metallo-hydrolase — protein MALKRVALSDRAWCVDHATSVAVVENDRRAFMVDAGLDENLARKMVNDLAQRGIALEAVVVTHAHADHFGGAAFAAARTGARVLAPAVDALTLGHPDLEPWTLWAAAPPPDVVNKFLRGPETPVNATLAPGPATLAGLDVTVHALPGHTPGQIGVGADGVLFVADALLGEAVLAKHPVPFSVDPDAARASAARVAGLGYDVVHAYHGGRVSDVSALVAMNVAAYDAAEAAALEAFDAPRGVEEAFARVASRWPSPPGTVGQWVLDAASFRGTVAALARRGRLAPVLERGALLWKRA, from the coding sequence GTGGCGTTGAAGCGGGTCGCGCTCTCGGACCGCGCCTGGTGCGTCGACCACGCGACGTCCGTCGCCGTCGTCGAGAACGATCGCCGCGCCTTCATGGTGGACGCGGGGCTCGACGAGAACCTCGCGCGAAAGATGGTGAACGACCTCGCGCAGCGCGGAATCGCGCTCGAGGCCGTCGTCGTGACGCACGCGCACGCGGACCACTTCGGCGGCGCGGCCTTCGCGGCCGCGCGGACGGGGGCCCGCGTGCTCGCGCCCGCCGTGGACGCCCTCACCCTCGGGCATCCCGACCTCGAGCCGTGGACGCTCTGGGCCGCGGCCCCGCCGCCCGACGTCGTGAACAAGTTCCTGCGCGGCCCCGAGACGCCCGTAAACGCGACGCTCGCGCCGGGACCCGCGACGCTCGCCGGCCTCGACGTGACCGTCCACGCGCTGCCGGGCCACACGCCGGGACAGATCGGGGTCGGCGCGGACGGCGTCCTCTTCGTCGCGGACGCGCTTCTCGGCGAAGCCGTGCTCGCGAAGCATCCCGTGCCCTTCTCGGTGGACCCGGACGCGGCGCGGGCCTCCGCGGCCCGCGTCGCGGGGCTCGGCTACGACGTCGTGCACGCCTATCACGGAGGCCGCGTTTCGGACGTCTCGGCGCTCGTCGCGATGAACGTCGCGGCCTATGACGCCGCCGAGGCCGCGGCCCTCGAGGCCTTCGACGCGCCGCGCGGGGTCGAGGAGGCCTTCGCGCGCGTCGCGTCGCGCTGGCCGTCGCCCCCCGGAACGGTCGGCCAATGGGTCCTCGACGCGGCGTCCTTCCGGGGGACCGTCGCCGCCCTCGCCCGGCGGGGACGGCTCGCGCCCGTCCTCGAGCGCGGCGCGCTCCTCTGGAAGCGGGCCTGA
- a CDS encoding ABC transporter substrate-binding protein, protein MKHHASWSLVVAVVLASGFLAGCVQQEGGDGAGGIKTQCGGTSAATFSGAGAGLLREAASAPSAIGSEVGEAAQPSGGLVIGTLVPLTGSLEAYGGDMERAVEMAVDEINRAGGVNGQQVRVVKEDSQSNAATAPQAFQRLVSEKVSGVVGAAGSAVTGSILEAAKNNNVMVVTPASTSPTLTLDRDNGGYFLRIPPSDALQGKVLAQTVYQDGCRSAVLIAVNNDYGVGLSRVFEETFKSLGGTIKAETVKFPANAQTFSSEVQKAASANADAIVLVGYPQEGVPLMKEAFQRGAMGKSVFFFSEGVRAPAFVTGVGKTSDGKFVLAGLKGTAPTGVASPGFEHFNRTFHEKHGRAPGLFAAESYDATWIIALAAQCAGANTGSGIKDNVLKVVNRDGPADVAVSGSNAVLALNSAKAGCGINYQGAAHDFDFDTRGDPKEGVYSVWQVGPDGAITTVRSDVRP, encoded by the coding sequence ATGAAACATCACGCGTCATGGTCCCTGGTCGTCGCGGTCGTTCTCGCGTCCGGCTTCCTCGCGGGCTGCGTCCAGCAGGAGGGCGGCGACGGCGCCGGCGGCATCAAGACCCAGTGCGGCGGAACGAGCGCCGCGACCTTCTCCGGGGCGGGCGCAGGCCTGCTCCGCGAAGCCGCGTCCGCTCCCTCCGCGATCGGGAGCGAAGTCGGAGAGGCGGCGCAACCGTCCGGCGGGCTCGTGATCGGCACCCTCGTGCCGCTCACGGGGAGCCTCGAAGCCTACGGCGGCGACATGGAGCGCGCGGTCGAGATGGCGGTCGACGAGATCAACCGCGCGGGCGGCGTGAACGGTCAGCAGGTCCGCGTCGTGAAGGAGGACAGCCAGAGCAACGCCGCGACCGCGCCGCAGGCCTTCCAGCGCCTCGTCTCGGAAAAGGTCTCGGGCGTCGTCGGCGCGGCGGGTTCCGCCGTGACGGGCTCGATCCTCGAGGCGGCGAAGAACAACAACGTGATGGTCGTGACGCCCGCGTCGACGAGCCCCACGCTCACGCTCGACCGCGACAACGGCGGCTACTTCCTCCGCATTCCGCCTTCGGACGCCCTCCAGGGCAAGGTCCTCGCGCAGACGGTCTACCAGGACGGATGCCGCTCGGCCGTGCTGATCGCCGTCAACAACGACTACGGCGTGGGCCTCTCGCGCGTGTTCGAGGAGACGTTCAAGAGCCTGGGCGGCACGATCAAGGCGGAGACCGTCAAGTTCCCGGCCAACGCGCAGACGTTCAGCTCCGAGGTCCAGAAAGCCGCCTCCGCGAACGCGGACGCGATCGTCCTCGTCGGCTATCCCCAGGAGGGCGTTCCCCTCATGAAGGAGGCCTTCCAGCGCGGCGCGATGGGGAAGAGCGTGTTCTTCTTCAGCGAGGGCGTGCGGGCCCCCGCCTTCGTGACGGGCGTCGGAAAGACCTCGGACGGCAAGTTCGTGCTCGCGGGTCTCAAGGGCACGGCCCCCACGGGCGTCGCCTCGCCGGGTTTCGAGCACTTCAACCGCACCTTCCACGAGAAGCACGGCCGGGCCCCCGGCCTCTTCGCGGCCGAAAGCTACGACGCGACCTGGATCATCGCGCTCGCGGCGCAATGCGCGGGCGCGAACACCGGGAGCGGCATCAAGGACAACGTCCTCAAGGTCGTGAACCGGGACGGGCCCGCCGACGTCGCGGTGAGCGGCTCGAACGCCGTTCTCGCGCTGAACTCCGCGAAGGCCGGGTGCGGCATCAACTATCAGGGCGCCGCGCACGACTTCGACTTCGACACCCGCGGCGATCCGAAGGAGGGCGTCTACTCGGTCTGGCAGGTCGGACCCGACGGCGCCATCACGACGGTGCGCAGCGACGTGCGACCCTAG
- a CDS encoding ABC transporter ATP-binding protein has product MSVLVAESVVAGYDEAVILHGASVSIRRGEVVTIIGPNGAGKSTLLKAIVGLIPLREGRVALEGEDLAGRPPHAIVRAGVGYVPQVANVFPNLTVRENLEMGAFTLEDGVDDALERVYGLFPLCRERGGEKVGRLSGGQRQMVAIGRALMLAPRVLLLDEPSAGLAPTLQNEVFRHIRGIADAGTPVLLVEQNARKALAMSDRGLVLDMGRNRFEGRGPEVLANPDVAKLYLGGK; this is encoded by the coding sequence GTGAGCGTCCTCGTCGCCGAGAGCGTCGTCGCGGGCTACGATGAGGCCGTCATCCTCCATGGCGCGAGCGTGAGCATCCGCCGGGGAGAGGTCGTCACCATCATCGGGCCGAACGGCGCCGGGAAGAGCACCCTCCTCAAGGCCATCGTCGGCCTCATTCCGCTGCGGGAAGGCCGCGTCGCGCTCGAAGGCGAGGACCTCGCGGGCCGACCGCCGCACGCGATCGTCCGCGCGGGCGTCGGCTACGTGCCGCAGGTCGCGAACGTGTTCCCCAACCTCACGGTCCGCGAGAATCTCGAGATGGGAGCGTTCACGCTCGAAGACGGCGTCGACGACGCGCTCGAGCGCGTCTACGGGCTCTTCCCCCTCTGTCGGGAGCGAGGCGGGGAGAAGGTGGGCCGACTCTCGGGCGGTCAGCGCCAGATGGTCGCGATCGGACGCGCCCTCATGCTTGCGCCCCGTGTGCTGCTTCTCGACGAGCCGTCCGCGGGCCTCGCGCCCACGCTCCAGAACGAGGTGTTTCGCCACATCCGCGGCATCGCGGACGCGGGCACGCCGGTCCTCCTCGTCGAGCAGAACGCCCGGAAGGCCCTCGCGATGAGCGACCGCGGTCTCGTCCTCGACATGGGCCGCAACCGCTTCGAGGGTCGCGGGCCCGAAGTCCTCGCGAACCCGGACGTCGCGAAGCTCTATCTCGGCGGAAAATAG
- a CDS encoding ABC transporter ATP-binding protein, with amino-acid sequence MAAEAILEAKGLRKAFGGAVAVADMDVAVAPGEIVGLIGPNGAGKTTLFNLVAGALEPDGGRVTLAGEDVTGLPAHALAKRGLARTFQLSRALNRMSVLDNVALAAPDQPGERLAVAITPFWRKREEAVEDRAREVLDFVGLSAKLDDYAGSLSGGQKKLLEIARALMLEPKVLLLDEPMAGVNPTLAKGIMERIRAIRDERGAAILIVEHDIESIMANSDRVIVMAEGTTLAAGDPETVRNDPRVIEAYLGGREP; translated from the coding sequence TTGGCCGCTGAGGCGATCCTCGAGGCGAAGGGGCTGCGCAAGGCGTTCGGCGGCGCGGTCGCGGTCGCCGATATGGACGTCGCGGTCGCGCCCGGCGAGATCGTGGGTCTCATCGGACCGAACGGGGCCGGCAAGACGACGCTCTTCAATCTCGTCGCCGGCGCGCTCGAGCCGGACGGGGGGCGCGTGACGCTCGCGGGCGAGGACGTGACGGGCCTTCCCGCGCACGCGCTCGCGAAGCGCGGGCTCGCGCGCACCTTCCAGCTCTCCCGGGCGCTCAACCGGATGAGCGTGCTCGACAACGTGGCGCTCGCGGCGCCCGACCAGCCGGGCGAACGCCTCGCGGTGGCGATCACCCCGTTCTGGAGGAAACGCGAGGAGGCGGTCGAAGACCGCGCGCGGGAGGTGCTCGATTTCGTGGGCCTCTCCGCCAAGCTCGACGATTACGCGGGAAGCCTGTCCGGCGGCCAGAAGAAGCTTCTCGAGATCGCGCGCGCCCTCATGCTCGAACCGAAGGTGCTCCTTCTCGACGAGCCGATGGCGGGCGTGAATCCGACCCTCGCGAAAGGCATCATGGAGCGCATCCGCGCGATCCGCGACGAGCGCGGCGCCGCGATCCTCATCGTGGAGCACGACATCGAGTCCATCATGGCGAACTCCGATCGCGTGATCGTCATGGCGGAGGGCACGACGCTCGCCGCGGGCGATCCCGAGACCGTGCGGAACGATCCGCGCGTCATCGAGGCCTATCTCGGGGGCCGCGAGCCGTGA
- a CDS encoding branched-chain amino acid ABC transporter permease yields MKLPALSRDGREWAVVAALASGVFLLLTLISARNGSVSGEFLVGVALTMALFALLALGLSLQFGLAGLINFGHIGFAAIGAYGVGLAHLNGWPWFAGVALGLLGAVALAIVVGIPTLRLREDYLAIATIGVAEIVRTIALSEVWLTRGPFGIYSFPLPGRDFATSGPWAALAASLGVVPYSPFFVAVLALVLFGVLYWTFSRLARSPWGRVLRAIREDEDVAGAVGKNPFRFKLQALALGAVPAALYGMLYAWAFAQIIPALFVPLVTFYAWTIVVVGGVTTLRGALAGSIAFWGLTAFARVLRLETIPVVGGPLESVVGFLTRPGPGQELLIGVLLVLVMLHRPQGIVGRREELRFGR; encoded by the coding sequence GTGAAGCTTCCCGCGCTCTCCCGGGACGGGCGCGAGTGGGCCGTCGTCGCGGCGCTCGCCTCGGGCGTCTTCCTCCTCCTGACCCTCATCTCCGCGCGCAACGGCTCCGTTTCGGGAGAATTCCTCGTCGGCGTCGCGCTCACGATGGCGCTCTTCGCGCTCCTCGCCCTCGGCCTCTCGCTGCAGTTCGGCCTCGCGGGACTCATCAACTTCGGCCACATCGGCTTCGCGGCGATCGGCGCCTACGGCGTGGGGCTCGCGCATCTCAACGGGTGGCCGTGGTTCGCGGGGGTCGCCCTCGGCCTTCTCGGCGCCGTCGCCCTCGCCATCGTCGTCGGCATCCCGACCCTGCGCCTGCGGGAGGACTATCTCGCGATCGCGACGATCGGCGTCGCCGAGATCGTTCGGACGATCGCGCTCTCCGAGGTCTGGCTCACGCGCGGACCGTTCGGCATCTACAGCTTCCCGCTTCCGGGCCGAGACTTCGCGACAAGCGGGCCGTGGGCGGCCCTCGCGGCCTCCCTCGGCGTCGTGCCCTACTCGCCGTTCTTCGTGGCCGTCCTCGCGCTCGTTCTCTTCGGCGTCCTGTACTGGACGTTCTCGCGGCTCGCGCGCTCGCCGTGGGGCCGCGTCCTGCGAGCGATCCGCGAGGACGAGGACGTGGCCGGCGCGGTCGGGAAGAACCCGTTCCGGTTCAAGCTCCAGGCGCTCGCGCTCGGCGCGGTGCCGGCGGCGCTCTACGGCATGCTCTACGCGTGGGCCTTCGCGCAGATCATTCCCGCGTTGTTCGTCCCCCTCGTCACGTTCTACGCGTGGACCATCGTGGTCGTCGGCGGCGTGACGACCCTCCGCGGCGCCCTCGCGGGCTCGATCGCCTTCTGGGGCCTCACGGCCTTCGCGCGGGTGCTCCGGCTCGAGACGATCCCCGTCGTGGGCGGTCCCCTGGAGAGCGTCGTGGGTTTCCTCACCCGTCCCGGTCCCGGGCAGGAGCTCCTCATCGGCGTGCTCCTCGTCCTCGTCATGCTGCACCGTCCGCAAGGCATCGTCGGCCGTAGGGAGGAGCTTCGCTTTGGCCGCTGA
- a CDS encoding carbon-nitrogen hydrolase family protein, with translation MRFDVACLQTEHRATVEATLAGVADLARAATRDPAGPPRLIALPEYFFVPRGHAEGESPRRTVPEAERFVADLSRDLGCAVAGTTLVESGAALNNRGIVYDHGRLVGAQTKIHPMPREAANGIVGGDRLATFEVAGRRAGILVCADVLYPEAARVLALDGAEILLVPVMSPHLEPDPTREAREALFVARAYDAGAFVLKAGGFSRVDPAVAGRSFIAAPWGILARYGDPFEPAIVRATLDFDLLARFRTRSRGLVDRRPEVYADLSRAPARSKEETI, from the coding sequence GTGCGTTTCGACGTCGCCTGCCTCCAGACCGAGCACCGCGCCACCGTCGAGGCGACCCTCGCGGGCGTCGCGGATCTCGCGCGCGCGGCGACCCGCGATCCGGCGGGTCCCCCGCGCCTCATCGCGCTCCCCGAATACTTTTTCGTCCCCCGGGGCCACGCCGAGGGGGAGTCGCCGCGCCGGACCGTTCCGGAGGCCGAGCGGTTCGTCGCCGATCTCTCCCGCGACCTCGGCTGCGCCGTCGCCGGCACGACCCTCGTGGAAAGCGGCGCCGCGTTGAACAACCGGGGCATCGTGTACGACCATGGCCGCCTCGTCGGCGCTCAGACGAAGATCCACCCGATGCCGCGCGAGGCGGCGAACGGCATCGTGGGCGGCGATCGCCTCGCGACCTTCGAGGTCGCAGGCCGGAGAGCAGGCATCCTCGTCTGCGCGGACGTCCTCTATCCGGAAGCGGCGCGCGTCCTCGCCCTCGATGGCGCCGAGATCCTCCTCGTCCCCGTGATGAGCCCGCACCTCGAGCCCGACCCCACGCGCGAGGCGCGCGAGGCCCTGTTCGTCGCGCGCGCGTACGACGCGGGCGCGTTCGTGCTCAAGGCGGGCGGCTTCTCGAGGGTCGACCCGGCCGTCGCGGGGCGGAGCTTCATCGCGGCGCCGTGGGGGATCCTCGCGCGCTACGGAGATCCTTTCGAGCCCGCGATCGTCCGGGCCACCCTCGACTTCGACCTCCTCGCGAGGTTCCGCACGCGCTCGCGCGGGCTTGTCGACCGTCGCCCGGAGGTCTACGCGGACCTCAGCCGCGCTCCCGCGCGATCCAAGGAGGAAACGATATAG
- the moaA gene encoding GTP 3',8-cyclase MoaA → MAGPLLVDGYGRGVTDVRVSLTNRCNFACVYCHNEGLGDTLGPRDPSPDEMTADEVVRLLTIAREFGIVNVKLTGGEPMLRRDLESIVARVATFMEVSLTTNGTLLASRARALADAGLARVNVSLDTLDPDHFRRLRRGSIEPVLDGLEAALAAGLAPVKVNAVVMDDTLDALPSLLDFVASRDGLELQLIELMPEIRHDLAGARADMAKVKAWLAGRADRVEVRAMHHRRIYRVGHAKVEVVDPVGNAEFCAHCSRIRITHDGRLKGCLNRLDDTVPTRGLDDEGVRAAYRSVVRDRVPYYVADARSGRAFAPAAGASALYKALRRPSATSPESPLAPP, encoded by the coding sequence GTGGCGGGCCCCCTGCTTGTCGACGGGTACGGCCGCGGCGTCACCGACGTTCGCGTGTCGCTCACGAACCGCTGCAACTTCGCGTGCGTCTACTGCCACAACGAGGGCCTCGGGGACACGCTCGGACCCCGCGACCCGAGCCCCGACGAGATGACGGCGGACGAGGTCGTTCGTCTGCTCACGATCGCGCGGGAATTCGGCATCGTGAACGTCAAGCTCACGGGCGGGGAGCCGATGCTCCGACGCGACCTCGAGTCGATCGTCGCGAGGGTGGCGACCTTCATGGAGGTGTCGCTCACGACCAACGGCACGCTTCTTGCGAGCCGCGCCCGCGCCCTCGCGGACGCGGGCCTCGCCCGCGTGAACGTCAGCCTCGACACGCTCGACCCCGATCATTTCAGGCGCCTGCGACGCGGCTCCATCGAGCCGGTCCTCGACGGCCTCGAGGCGGCCCTCGCCGCCGGCCTCGCGCCCGTCAAGGTGAACGCCGTCGTGATGGACGACACGCTCGATGCGCTCCCGTCGCTCCTCGATTTCGTCGCCTCGCGCGACGGCCTCGAGCTTCAGCTCATCGAGCTCATGCCCGAGATCCGGCACGACCTCGCGGGCGCGCGCGCCGACATGGCGAAGGTCAAGGCGTGGCTCGCGGGCCGGGCCGACCGCGTGGAGGTCCGCGCGATGCACCATCGCCGGATCTACCGCGTCGGCCACGCGAAAGTGGAGGTCGTGGACCCGGTCGGCAACGCCGAGTTCTGCGCGCACTGCAGCCGCATCCGCATCACGCACGACGGCCGGCTGAAGGGGTGCCTGAACCGGCTCGACGACACCGTGCCCACGCGCGGCCTCGACGACGAGGGCGTGCGCGCCGCGTACAGGTCCGTGGTGCGCGATCGCGTCCCGTACTACGTCGCCGACGCGCGCTCGGGGCGCGCGTTTGCGCCCGCCGCGGGCGCGTCGGCACTGTACAAGGCGCTCCGCAGACCGTCCGCGACCTCGCCGGAGAGCCCTCTTGCCCCGCCTTGA
- a CDS encoding helix-turn-helix domain-containing protein, translating to MLDAAPRRPSLDVASDVLGRKWRAAALRALAEAPLGFNALKRAMPGVTAKVLASALADLERRGLVERRRADGALARVEYRLTPAACDLAPVLEALAAWSRRWT from the coding sequence TTGCTCGACGCCGCCCCGCGAAGACCCTCGCTCGACGTCGCAAGCGACGTGCTCGGCCGCAAGTGGCGGGCCGCCGCGCTCAGGGCCCTTGCCGAGGCTCCGCTCGGATTCAACGCCCTCAAGCGCGCGATGCCCGGCGTCACCGCGAAGGTGCTCGCCTCCGCGCTCGCCGACCTCGAAAGGCGCGGCCTCGTCGAGCGACGTCGCGCAGACGGGGCCCTGGCGCGCGTCGAGTACCGGTTGACGCCCGCCGCGTGCGACCTCGCGCCCGTGCTCGAGGCGCTCGCGGCGTGGTCGCGCCGCTGGACGTGA
- a CDS encoding CDP-2,3-bis-(O-geranylgeranyl)-sn-glycerol synthase has product MATAGEIGAIVLTALWLFLPAFLANMAPVFVGGPPPIDGGRVWRDGRRILGDGKTWRGLFLGPLVASAIVLGLSVVPPSEAGRAAGLVGWGSAAETFVFAYVIGFGALVGDAVKSFFKRRSGRDRGARWPGFDQLDFVAGGLLFAAAASALWGLAGGNGAWFSERFTLERIVALVILTPGLHLLVNIVGYKLGKKDVPW; this is encoded by the coding sequence ATGGCCACGGCGGGCGAGATCGGAGCGATCGTCCTCACCGCGCTCTGGCTCTTCCTCCCGGCCTTCCTCGCGAACATGGCGCCCGTCTTCGTCGGCGGGCCGCCCCCGATCGACGGCGGGCGGGTCTGGAGGGACGGCCGCCGGATCCTCGGCGACGGGAAGACGTGGCGCGGTCTTTTCCTCGGACCGCTCGTCGCAAGCGCGATCGTCCTCGGCCTCAGCGTCGTGCCGCCGTCGGAAGCCGGCCGCGCCGCGGGCCTCGTCGGGTGGGGAAGCGCCGCCGAGACGTTCGTCTTCGCGTACGTCATCGGATTCGGCGCGCTCGTGGGCGACGCCGTCAAGTCGTTCTTCAAACGGCGCAGCGGCCGCGACCGGGGCGCCCGGTGGCCCGGTTTCGACCAGCTCGATTTCGTCGCGGGAGGGCTCCTCTTCGCGGCCGCGGCCTCGGCCCTCTGGGGGCTTGCGGGCGGGAACGGGGCCTGGTTCTCGGAGCGATTCACCCTCGAGCGGATCGTCGCCCTCGTCATCCTGACGCCCGGCCTCCATCTTCTCGTGAACATCGTCGGATACAAGCTCGGCAAGAAGGACGTGCCCTGGTAA
- the pyrE gene encoding orotate phosphoribosyltransferase, with amino-acid sequence MDLREHILACGAVKFGDFVLASGARSSYYVDIKKASGSPSVLRAIGERIAPLARPYDAVAGMELGAVPIAVAAGLAADKPILIVRKQAKAHGTGSRIEGEVRSGLRVLLVEDVTTSGGSSLEAVKVLREAGAVVDLAVVVVDRESGAEKLLGDANVKLLPLVRVSELMGARR; translated from the coding sequence TTGGATCTCCGGGAACACATCCTCGCCTGCGGGGCCGTCAAGTTCGGCGACTTCGTCCTCGCGTCGGGCGCCCGCTCCAGCTATTACGTCGACATCAAGAAGGCGAGCGGCAGCCCGTCGGTGCTCCGGGCGATCGGCGAGCGCATCGCCCCCCTCGCGCGGCCGTACGACGCCGTCGCCGGGATGGAGCTCGGCGCGGTGCCCATCGCCGTCGCGGCCGGCCTTGCCGCGGACAAACCCATCCTCATCGTCCGCAAGCAGGCGAAAGCCCACGGCACGGGCTCGCGCATCGAGGGCGAGGTCAGGTCGGGCCTCCGCGTGCTCCTCGTCGAGGACGTCACCACCTCGGGCGGATCGAGCCTCGAAGCCGTCAAGGTCCTGCGCGAGGCGGGCGCCGTCGTCGACCTCGCCGTCGTGGTCGTCGACCGCGAATCCGGCGCCGAGAAGCTCCTCGGCGACGCGAACGTCAAGCTTCTCCCCCTCGTGCGCGTGAGCGAGCTCATGGGGGCCCGCCGTTGA
- the purD gene encoding phosphoribosylamine--glycine ligase gives MSEKVLVVGGGAREHAIAEAVQRSGGAVYATLKNRNPGILRLAKEHKLVDETAVSDIVAAAKGWNVDLAVLGMDAAVAAGVADCLAAAGIPTASPTRAAGEIEWSKAFMRRLLDERKVPGRLQYRIFDNDRGLARYVESLGEVAVKPIGLTGGKGVKVTGDHLADAAEATAYASEILRTGFGGESRVLVEEKVEGEEFSLQCFCDGNVAVPMPAVQDHKRAWEGDKGPNTGGMGSYSDANGLLPFMTRADYEDAAVIAQKILEALAAEGRPYVGTMYVQFMLTSDGPRVIEVNARFGDPEAMNVLSTLKTNYLDVLHAMVDGTLGQRRVAFAPEATVCKYVVPEGYGVKSAANEPLEVDEKAIAEAGARAYYAAVNERDGRLTTTTSRTVGIVACAPTLAEANERADRALAGVRGPRLFARRDIGSASLLAERVRHMEKIRG, from the coding sequence TTGAGCGAGAAGGTCCTCGTCGTCGGCGGCGGCGCGCGCGAGCACGCGATCGCCGAGGCGGTCCAGCGGAGCGGCGGAGCCGTCTACGCGACGCTCAAGAACCGCAACCCCGGCATCCTCCGGCTCGCGAAGGAGCACAAGCTCGTCGACGAGACGGCGGTTTCCGACATCGTGGCCGCGGCGAAGGGCTGGAACGTCGACCTCGCGGTCCTCGGCATGGACGCGGCGGTCGCGGCCGGCGTCGCTGACTGTCTCGCGGCCGCCGGCATCCCGACCGCCTCCCCGACGCGCGCAGCGGGCGAGATCGAGTGGAGCAAGGCGTTCATGCGCCGACTCCTCGACGAGCGCAAGGTCCCGGGCCGCCTCCAGTACCGCATCTTCGACAACGACCGCGGCCTCGCGCGCTACGTCGAGTCCCTCGGCGAGGTCGCGGTGAAGCCCATCGGGCTCACGGGGGGCAAGGGCGTGAAGGTCACGGGCGACCACCTCGCCGACGCGGCCGAGGCGACCGCGTACGCATCCGAGATCCTCCGCACGGGCTTCGGCGGCGAGAGCCGCGTGCTCGTCGAGGAGAAGGTGGAGGGCGAGGAGTTCTCGCTCCAGTGCTTCTGCGACGGAAACGTCGCGGTCCCGATGCCCGCCGTGCAGGATCACAAGCGCGCTTGGGAAGGCGACAAGGGGCCGAACACGGGCGGCATGGGCTCTTATTCCGACGCCAACGGGCTCCTTCCGTTCATGACGCGCGCGGACTACGAGGACGCCGCCGTCATCGCGCAGAAGATCCTCGAAGCCCTCGCCGCGGAGGGCCGGCCCTACGTCGGGACGATGTACGTCCAGTTCATGCTCACCTCGGATGGCCCCCGCGTCATCGAGGTGAACGCGCGCTTCGGCGACCCCGAGGCGATGAACGTCCTGTCCACGCTCAAGACGAACTACCTCGACGTGCTGCATGCGATGGTGGACGGCACGCTCGGCCAGCGCCGCGTCGCGTTCGCGCCCGAGGCGACCGTGTGCAAATACGTCGTGCCCGAAGGCTATGGCGTGAAATCCGCCGCGAACGAACCTCTCGAGGTCGACGAGAAGGCCATCGCGGAGGCTGGCGCGCGGGCCTACTACGCCGCCGTGAACGAGCGGGACGGGCGGCTCACGACGACGACGAGCCGCACGGTCGGCATCGTCGCGTGCGCGCCCACGCTCGCGGAGGCGAACGAGCGCGCGGACCGCGCCCTCGCGGGCGTCCGCGGTCCGAGGCTCTTCGCGCGCCGCGACATCGGCTCGGCGTCGCTTCTTGCGGAGCGCGTGCGCCACATGGAGAAGATCCGCGGCTAG